A window of the Candida orthopsilosis Co 90-125, chromosome 1 draft sequence genome harbors these coding sequences:
- a CDS encoding Sac3 protein (nuclear pore-associated protein, required for small ribosomal subunit biogenesis), giving the protein MSFTFGSGTPSQFNKSNFNTNNHNESKSNGNTFNGITAFKDFGSQPKPPIASNNEKLRPRKSKKFTNNSGVNKSNDTNSLPNKNGGNSPSNSHNWSSEQLQHYSSEDVSSTGPLFPNPEAFGFQQLNKSITPRPTPRYFLTQPKYLDTPTFVQNEWDRQNQIKMEQMETANQGKDYQGLYEDLQKLREIERKQMEDLGLVDAENTAKNLHEAIAFQGSCQDMCPVFERVRRQLENNVNILERDPSTNKITKEKAVKAFSRPAAGQPPPLPSEVRPPHVLKSTLDYLIDNVVGKLPESHSFLWDRTRSIRQDFTYQNSFGPEAVDCNERIVRIHLLSLHIMAGSDVEFSQQQELEQFNKALQTLMEIYQDVRNNGGSSPNEAEFRAYHLLSHIRDPELERQIQNLPDYIYQDGKVQLALNMRKIISQNNIVERGVTNLIGALDFYVEFFRDVYSDATPLLMACLLETHFSEIRFYALKAMSRSFHTRGKPYQMDTLRNLLGFDSSEKLMKFLKYYEIDVIIENGETLVDLFNKDKLENQYKLNSFYEKPKYPPVYSLQLDRKLKGTDLKSIINSGEPNVSFHLKSHKGVIAPARKSTSNPVATSFKANTTPFPTITRVSDSFKPKEVKFSPPQLQSTAGPPSEVVAFSQPKFQTTTSGFESTSKPSTYQFESPKDKTVSIATKKTEGESSNVNGNIPKPKLNFSFSKPFATPESRFFTQSVNDTKEETTQGPSFVVENVKSAPHSSTTETPSLRKENSMVAKTPEKLTNHCLFQKAIDEIVRDFVIKIVASELKSILGNVLRRHNAEVQRLNILKTLEDELFSAFVAEITYHCTLDAAATYMRNVLVQKHAIRLLAKRVERSVISYRYKQAKRRELQSVTFENSLKRRSSSDVSSLISSGRKHKYDPAKIDFVKKQEEMKQLWEPLDLKRFGDMCASKITLNITENNVILKWLLVVENWENEYSRWLITKFGLKPNMDRMVYENRVESDKVDLNITSFPKKEFVTKNFFHDCSFILFECGLCTKSSEEIEDKLTKDAKVLKKIISMCEKCGYYKPSILILFWDATQSGISSDKVVKLLNLQQYTSTRNLKNLIFCDMANERGSISHVLTSSVEKIGRDFDGELSARGVKHTIKMRESRRMKQSSELSKTPQSNSHAHNSIIEKDISMMENAKKLKQYDYLNRSINLHSSARFANAPTNTGDVANRSLAKIIAQHGNKYNTSSVSSNSTFLNTSIMSNNSILNGFGRGVVQESTPNTSFKRKATDETEHILDADDDKLSKLRRLTTSIKNKYHKTSEKDV; this is encoded by the coding sequence ATGTCCTTCACGTTTGGAAGTGGGACGCCATCACAATTTAACAAaagcaatttcaatacGAATAATCACAATGAATCTAAATCCAATGGAAATACTTTCAATGGAATAACAGCCTTCAAAGACTTTGGTAGCCAACCAAAACCTCCTATTGCATCAAACAATGAGAAACTTCGACCTAGGAAATCGAAAAAGTTCACAAACAACTCGGGTGTTAACAAATCCAATGATACTAACCTGCTTCCAAATAAAAATGGAGGGAATTCACCGCTGAACTCTCATAACTGGTCATCAgaacaacttcaacattaTTCAAGTGAAGACGTTTCATCAACGGGTCCGTTATTTCCCAACCCTGAAGCATTTGGattccaacaattgaacaagagTATAACCCCACGACCGACTCCCAGATATTTTCTAACACAACCAAAGTATCTTGACACCCCAACTTTTGTGCAAAATGAATGGGACAGgcaaaaccaaatcaaaatggAACAGATGGAGACAGCAAATCAAGGTAAAGATTACCAAGGATTATACGAAGACTTGCAAAAACTTCGGGAAATTGAAAGGAAACAAATGGAAGATTTGGGACTCGTTGATGCCGAAAATACAGCAAAAAATTTACATGAGGCGATTGCATTTCAAGGATCATGTCAGGACATGTGTCCTGTGTTCGAGAGAGTACGAAGACAGTTAGAAAATAATGTCAACATATTGGAGAGGGACCCATCGACTAATAAAATAACAAAGGAGAAAGCCGTGAAAGCATTTTCGAGACCAGCAGCTGGCCAGCCTCCACCATTACCGTCAGAAGTAAGGCCGCCTcatgttttgaaatctaCCTTGGATTATTTGATAGATAATGTCGTGGGCAAATTACCTGAGTCACACTCATTTTTGTGGGATAGGACGAGATCAATTAGACAAGACTTTACATACCAAAACAGTTTTGGTCCCGAAGCAGTTGATTGTAACGAAAGAATTGTTCGAATTCATCTTTTGTCGCTTCATATCATGGCAGGCAGTGATGTGGAATTTTCTCAACAGCAGGAATTGgaacaattcaacaaagccTTGCAGACTTTGATGGAAATTTATCAGGATGTACGCAATAATGGTGGTAGCTCACCTAATGAGGCCGAGTTTCGTGCCTATCACTTACTTAGTCATATTCGAGATCCAGAATTAGAAAGGCAGATTCAAAACTTACCTGATTACATTTACCAAGATGGTAAAGTGCAATTGGCATTGAATATGCGAAAGATTATATCACAAAACAATATCGTCGAGCGTGGTGTAACTAATCTAATTGGTGCGTTGGACTTTTATGTGGAATTTTTCAGGGATGTATATAGCGATGCTACTCCATTGTTAATGGCATGCTTACTTGAAACTCACTTTAGTGAAATTAGATTTTACGCCTTGAAGGCGATGTCTAGGAGTTTCCACACGCGTGGGAAACCATATCAAATGGATACCCTCAGGAACTTGCTAGGCTTTGACCTgagtgaaaaattgatgaaatttttgaaatattatGAGATAGATGTTATCATTGAGAATGGAGAGacattggttgatttgtttaatAAAGATAAGCTTGAAAATCAGTACAAGCTCAACTCATTCTACGAGAAACCAAAGTACCCACCAGTTTATTCATTACAATTGGATAGAAAACTAAAGGGAACTGACTTAAAGAGCATCATAAATAGTGGAGAGCCTAATGTGAGCTTTCACTTGAAGTCACACAAAGGTGTTATTGCTCCAGCAAGAAAATCTACCTCAAATCCGGTTGCAACTAGCTTCAAAGCTAACACTACACCATTTCCTACTATTACTCGTGTTTCCGACTCTTTCAAGCCAAAAGAGGTAAAGTTTTCGCCACCTCAATTGCAGAGCACGGCAGGACCTCCTTCAGAAGTGGTTGCTTTCTCGCAACCAAAGTTTCAGACGACTACATCAGGATTTGAGTCAACATCAAAACCGTCAACGTACCAGTTTGAATCCCCTAAGGATAAGACTGTCTCGATAGCCACGAAAAAAACAGAGGGTGAAAGTTCAAATGTCAATGGCAATATCCCAAAACCAAAGTTAAACTTTTCCTTCAGTAAGCCGTTTGCAACTCCGGAGCTGAGGTTTTTTACCCAGAGTGTTAATGACACCAAAGAGGAAACTACACAAGGTCCATCATTTGTAGTTGAAAATGTGAAGTCAGCGCCACATTCGCTGACTACTGAAACCCCTTCTCTTAGAAAAGAGAATTCaatggttgcaaaaaccCCTGAAAAGTTAACCAatcattgtttgtttcaaaaagcaATAGATGAGATTGTACGTGATTTCGTCATTAAAATTGTGGCTTCTGAATTGAAATCGATTTTGGGGAATGTACTTCGTAGGCACAATGCTGAAGTTCAACGCCTCAACATTCTCAAAACATTGGAAGACGAGTTGTTTTCGGCATTTGTTGCAGAAATCACCTATCATTGTACCTTAGATGCTGCTGCAACATATATGCGAAACGTTCTTGTTCAGAAACATGCCATTCGTTTATTGGCCAAGAGAGTTGAGAGAAGTGTAATTTCTTACAGATACAAACAAGCGAAAAGACGCGAGCTCCAATCCGtcacttttgaaaattcattAAAAAGAAGGTCCAGTAGTGATGTGTCTAGCCTCATCTCACTGGGCAGGAAGCATAAATACGATCCAGCgaagattgattttgtgaaaaaacaagaagaaatgaAACAATTATGGGAGCCTCTAGACTTGAAGAGATTTGGTGACATGTGTGCATCGAAGATTACTCTCAACATAACTGAAAATAACGTGATACTCAAGTGGTTACtagttgttgaaaattgggAGAATGAATATTCGAGATGGTTAATTACAAAGTTTGGGTTGAAACCCAACATGGATAGGATGGTTTATGAGAACCGTGTTGAAAgtgataaagttgatttaaATATAACCAGTTTTCCCAAGAAAGAATTTGTCACCAAGAATTTCTTTCACGATTGCagttttattttatttgaatGTGGTTTATGCACTAAATCTagtgaagaaattgaagataaGTTGACCAAAGATGCCaaggttttgaaaaagataatTTCAATGTGTGAGAAATGTGGCTATTACAAACCCAGTATTCTTATTCTATTCTGGGACGCCACACAATCGGGAATTTCAAGTGATAAAGTTGTGAAGTTACTCAACCTACAACAATACACATCTACaagaaatttgaagaaCTTGATATTTTGTGACATGGCCAATGAACGTGGAAGTATTAGCCATGTACTCACTCTGTCGGTGGAAAAGATTGGAAGGGATTTTGATGGTGAGCTCAGTGCAAGGGGTGTAAAACATACCATCAAAATGAGGGAGAGCCGCAGAATGAAACAAAGCAGTGAGTTATCGAAGACACCGCAATCAAATTCCCATGCACATAACAGTATCATCGAAAAGGACATTAGTATGATGGAGAATGCAAAGAAACTTAAACAATACGACTACCTCAATCGCTCCATCAACCTCCATTCCTCAGCAAGATTTGCAAATGCTCCTACTAATACTGGTGATGTCGCCAATAGATCATTGGCAAAAATAATCGCCCAACATGGAAACAAGTACAATACAAGTCTGGTCAGTAGTAATTCAACGTTTTTGAACACCTCAATAATGTCCAACAATTCTATACTCAACGGTTTTGGCAGGGGTGTAGTACAAGAGAGCACTCCAAATACGTCTTTTAAAAGGAAAGCAACAGACGAAACTGAACACATCCTagatgctgatgatgacaaGCTTAGTAAGTTGAGAAGGTTAACTACCAGTATCAAGAATAAATATCACAAAACCAGCGAAAAGGATGTATAG
- a CDS encoding Hom2 aspartate-semialdehyde dehydrogenase, with translation MVKKAGVLGATGSVGQRFILLLSKHPEFEIHALGASSRSAGKAYKDAVSWKQTDILPESAQNIVVQTCEPEGNFKECDIVFSGLDSDVAGEVEKKFVEAGLAVVSNAKNYRRETDVPLVVPIVNPEHLDIIENKVKKSKAEGKKTGYLICISNCSTAGLVAPLKPLVEKFGPIDALTATTLQAISGAGFSPGVSGMDILDNIVPYISGEEDKLEWETKKILGLLNKDGTEVVNIPEENMKVSAQCNRVPVIDGHTECISLRFANRPPPSVEDVKKALKEYECDASKLGCHSAPKQTIHVLEQVDRPQPRLDRERDNGYGVSVGRIREDSLLDFKMVVLSHNTVIGAAGSGILIAEILKARGLI, from the coding sequence ATGGTTAAAAAAGCAGGGGTTTTAGGAGCCACAGGTTCTGTAGGCCAGAGATTCATACTATTGTTATCAAAACATcctgaatttgaaattcatGCATTGGGAGCTTCATCAAGGTCTGCAGGAAAGGCTTACAAGGATGCCGTTAGTTGGAAACAAACCGACATTTTACCTGAGTCAGCACAGAACATAGTTGTACAAACTTGTGAGCCAGAAGGCAACTTTAAAGAATGTGACATTGTATTCTCAGGATTAGACTCAGACGTTGCAGGTGAAGTGGAGAAGaagtttgttgaagctGGATTGGCGGTTGTgtcaaatgcaaaaaaCTACAGAAGGGAGACAGACGTTCCATTGGTTGTTCCAATTGTAAATCCTGAGCATTTAGATATTATAGAAAACAAAGTAAAAAAATCGAAAGCTGAGGGAAAGAAAACTGGTTATCTTATTTgtatttccaattgttccACAGCAGGTTTGGTCGCTCCATTGAAACCATTAGTGGAAAAGTTTGGCCCAATTGACGCATTAACAGCCACTACTTTACAAGCTATTTCTGGTGCTGGATTTTCTCCAGGTGTTTCAGGGATGGATATTTTGGACAATATTGTCCCATATATTAGCGGAGAGGAGGACAAGTTGGAATGggaaacaaagaaaatccTTGGTTTACTTAATAAGGATGGTACCGAAGTGGTAAACATTCCCGAGGAAAACATGAAAGTTAGTGCTCAATGTAACCGTGTGCCAGTTATTGATGGACACACTGAATGCATATCACTTAGATTTGCTAACAGGCCCCCACCATCAGTGGAAGACGTGAAAAAGGCATTGAAAGAGTATGAATGTGATGCTTCAAAGTTAGGTTGTCATTCAGCACCAAAACAAACTATACATGTTTTGGAACAAGTGGATAGACCACAGCCAAGATTGGACAGGGAAAGGGACAATGGATACGGTGTTTCCGTTGGTAGAATTAGAGAAGACTCCTTGTTAGACTTCAAGATGGTTGTTTTGTCACATAATACCGTCATTGGAGCTGCTGGTTCTGGTATCTTGATTGCAGAAATATTGAAAGCTAGAGGTTTAATCTAA
- a CDS encoding Pob3 protein (protein similar to S. cerevisiae Pob3p, which is involved in chromatin assembly and disassembly) — translation MVNTDFERIFFNQSRGSGRMRIADSGLGWKASASATNGSATPEQQTFLLPREEILITTWSRGSKGYELRIQTKNKGVVSLDGFHPDDFAQLKQELTRNFHVNLEHKEHSLRGWNWGTTDLARNELVFNVNNKPSFEIPYDAISNSNLTGKNEVAIELNLDRSNKKMGDEVVEMRFYVPGTTIEQETTTVKNEDGEEEEVVSTNIDTEQSAAQTFYEQLKDKADIGQIAGEAIVSFGDALFLTPRGRYDIDMYSNSLRLRGKTYDYKIQYDQIERIFSLPKPDEVHHLIILQIDPPLRQGQTRYPFLVLQFVKDEETELELNLSDEEFEEKYKNRLKKTYDAPTHIVMAHCLRGLTEKKLVIPGAFQSRFLQPGISCSVKASEGYLYPLERCFLFVTKPTLYIPYSEISNVGLSRAGGGVSASRTFDLEINIIGSTVKHVFGSIDREEQENIEKFCVGKGIRVKNEEKIAKQRLAKALEQEADMDADDNDVDMGSAGDDDEDEDDDFQSGSDSDVAEEFDSDAAESSGDEEGEGDDRPPAKKPKN, via the coding sequence ATGGTAAATACTGACTTTGAAAGAatattcttcaaccaaTCAAGAGGATCTGGCCGTATGCGTATTGCCGACTCAGGATTGGGTTGGAAAGCAAGTGCTAGCGCAACAAATGGATCAGCAACTCCTGAGCAACAAACATTCTTGTTACCTCGTGAAGAGATATTGATAACTACGTGGTCACGAGGCTCAAAGGGATACGAATTAAGAATACAAACTAAAAACAAAGGAGTGGTGCTGTTGGATGGATTCCATCCCGATGACTTTgcacaattgaaacaagaattgACCCGAAATTTTCATGTCAACTTGGAGCACAAGGAACACTCATTGAGGGGATGGAATTGGGGTACCACAGACTTGGCTAGAAATGAGTTGGTTTTCAATGTCAACAATAAACCATCATTTGAGATCCCTTACGatgcaatttcaaattctaATTTGACCGGTAAAAACGAAGTTGCGATTGAGCTTAATCTAGACAGGAGTAATAAGAAAATGGGAGATGAAGTGGTTGAAATGAGATTCTACGTACCAGGAACCACTATTGAACAGGAAACCACTACTGTAAAGAATGAAGACggtgaagaggaagaggtGGTTTCGACAAATATTGATACCGAACAGAGTGCAGCACAAACCTTTTACGAGCAGTTGAAAGACAAGGCAGATATTGGACAAATTGCTGGTGAAGCTATTGTGTCCTTTGGTGATGCACTATTCCTTACTCCAAGAGGTCGTTATGATATTGACATGTACTCCAACTCTTTGAGATTGAGGGGTAAAACCTACGATTACAAGATTCAAtatgatcaaattgaacgTATCTTTTCGTTACCAAAACCAGATGAGGTACATCACTTGataattttgcaaattgatCCACCATTGAGACAAGGTCAAACCAGGTATccatttttggttttgcaatttgtgaaagatgaagagactgagttggaattgaatttgagtGAcgaagaatttgaagagaagTACAAAAATAGATTGAAGAAGACTTACGACGCCCCAACACATATTGTTATGGCCCATTGTCTTCGTGGTTTGACGGAGAAGAAGCTAGTAATACCAGGCGCATTTCAGTCCAGATTTTTACAACCTGGTATTTCATGTTCAGTCAAAGCTTCGGAAGGTTATTTGTATCCTTTGGAAAGATgctttttgtttgtgaCAAAACCAACTCTTTACATTCCATACAGCGAGATAAGCAACGTGGGATTGTCTAGAGCAGGAGGTGGAGTTTCCGCATCGAGGACATTCGATTTAGAGATAAATATTATTGGCTCTACAGTCAAACACGTCTTTGGTAGTATTGACAGAGAGgaacaagaaaatattgaGAAATTCTGCGTTGGAAAAGGAATCAGGGTCAAGAATGAGGAAAAGATTGCTAAACAAAGATTGGCAAAGGCATTGGAACAAGAAGCTGATATGGATgctgatgataatgatgtaGATATGGGCAGCgctggtgatgatgacgaagatgaggatgatgatttcCAATCCGGTTCTGATTCGGATGTAGCAGAGGAATTTGACAGTGATGCAGCAGAATCTAGCGGAGACGAAGAGGGAGAAGGTGATGATAGACCACCAGCTAAAAAACCAAAGAACTAG
- a CDS encoding late-stage biofilm-induced gene in C. albicans, with protein MTEVEFEDYLLFTTSFPGVADGSCTPNKPTSIMKSLSMENSRISLPPSTEVTIPKRSPARLFERWKLPSQRLMNVVSNTKVTAANSEVKVKDTSPYIHKKNGAPDSPQSFLESTSSFEIEDDEVKGDEGEICFSSNSDNESVFSNPGSIVPEPQKTANSVQTNNHIYDSHEEDEEWEELLHCLETIQICKIDDVVTIKHSSNTGLARVKITAPSPMRTVKVRVS; from the coding sequence atgacAGAGGTAGAATTTGAAGACTATTTATTGTTTACAACGTCCTTTCCAGGAGTTGCAGACGGTTCTTGCACCCCCAACAAACCAACATCAATTATGAAATCACTATCAATGGAAAACTCACGAATATCATTACCACCAAGTACTGAAGTAACTATTCCAAAAAGATCACCAGCTAGACTATTCGAAAGATGGAAGTTGCCATCTCAGAGGCTAATGAACGTGGTCTCCAACACCAAGGTCACAGCTGCCAACTCCGAAGTCAAAGTAAAGGATACGCTGCCTTATATCCATAAAAAGAATGGTGCTCCAGATTCACCACAGTCTTTTTTGGAATCAACTAGTTCGTTTgagattgaagatgatgaagtcaAAGGTGATGAAGGTGAAATTTGCTTCTCCTCAAACTCGGATAACGAATCTGTGTTTTCTAACCCAGGAAGTATTGTTCCAGAACCTCAAAAGACTGCTAATTCGGTTCAAACCAATAATCATATTTATGACTCACAtgaggaagatgaagaatgGGAGGAGCTTTTGCATTGTCTTGAAACtattcaaatttgcaagattgatgatgttgtgACGATAAAACATTCTAGCAACACTGGGTTAGCACGGGTTAAAATTACTGCGCCATCTCCAATGAGGACAGTGAAGGTTAGAGTCTCTTGA
- a CDS encoding Ecm3 protein (S. cerevisiae homolog ECM3 has role in fungal-type cell wall organization and localizes to endoplasmic reticulum), whose product MSDSESLSLGLVIYSAVKPIFKIYFIIAIGFILAKRNILTVTTCRDISDTIVTAIMPCLIFNNMVSYLKSSDIKNIGIIIFTSCLLFTFGGFSAYGIHLITKSPKRWLGGLISVGIFPNISDLPIAYLQTFAKGGTIFTAAEGNKGVAYVCIFLMGMTLLQFSFGLYRLIQWDFRDELKGDEDLERSSSGATNDTNKSSHAEDDSEEKSTRTTSNDARDAIRAAAHSHDDAADEEAVDSSSDSIYSESSEEKRRRRSTMDEEHQHNEFLRAQSRRQEDSSVSGSASLNRRISRRRRGSDSSATSGPLDLVPPRSNDLRRQQSQNVEDVIHEYSEFDTLKNQELQKSHSRQEQQDEPEPDIVGEEESKFKSFVKKMLQNLRAPTSIALLASIAICMSPPLKALFVTGSFSKHIPNAPDEQPPLSFIIDLVSYVGNASVPLGLLLLGATLARLQVKKMPPGFWKTALLITFTRLVVLPIFGVGVTTGFNNGGWYGDDKLVRFVSVLEFGLPNATSLVYFTAFYTDPTSDEHLQMDCLAICLITQYLILWFTLPFLITFTLKVSMGM is encoded by the coding sequence ATGTCTGACTCAGAAAGTCTACTGTTGGGTTTAGTCATATATTCAGCGGTTAAACCTATATTTAAAATATACTTTATCATTGCAATCGGGTTTATTCTTGCCAAACGAAATATTTTAACTGTAACTACATGTCGTGATATATCTGATACAATAGTCACAGCAATAATGCCGTGTTTGATCTTCAATAATATGGTTAGTTATTTGAAATCGTCGGATATTAAAAACATTGGTATCATCATATTCACATCCTGTCTATTGTTCACTTTTGGTGGGTTTCTGGCGTACGGAATTCATTTGATTACAAAGTCTCCAAAACGATGGCTTGGAGGACTCATATCGGTAGGAATATTCCCAAACATTAGTGACTTACCCATAGCCTATTTACAAACTTTTGCCAAGGGGGGAACCATATTCACCGCTGCGGAGGGAAATAAAGGTGTGGCTTATGTTTGTATCTTTCTTATGGGTATGACCTTGCTTCAATTTTCATTTGGATTGTACAGGTTGATACAATGGGATTTCAGAGATGAACTAAAAGgagatgaagatttggaaagaagTTCAAGTGGTGCAACTAATGATACTAATAAGCTGAGTCATGCGGAGGATGACCTGGAGGAGAAATCGACGCGAACAACAAGTAATGACGCAAGAGATGCAATAAGAGCAGCTGCACACTCGCATGATGATGCAGCCGATGAAGAAGCAGTAGATTCATCGTCAGATTCTATTTACAGCGAGCTGAGCGAAGAGAAACGTAGAAGACGAAGTACAATGGATGAAGAACATCAACATAACGAGTTTTTACGAGCACAATCCAGAAGGCAAGAGGATCTGTCAGTATCGGGATCGGCATCATTGAATCGAAGAATTtcaagaaggagaagagGTTCAGACAGTTCTGCTACCAGTGGTCCTCTAGATTTGGTTCCGCCCAGGTCAAATGACTTGAGGAgacaacaatcacaaaatGTTGAGGATGTGATTCATGAGTACTCTGAATTTGatacattgaaaaatcaggaattgcaaaaatcaCATTCTAgacaagaacaacaagatGAACCAGAACCAGATATTGTCGGGGAAGAagaatccaaattcaagctgtttgtcaaaaaaatgttgcaaaatttgcGAGCACCTACTTCGATAGCGTTGCTCGCATCTATCGCCATTTGCATGTCACCCCCTTTGAAGGCATTGTTTGTGACGGGTAGTTTCAGCAAACACATTCCAAATGCACCAGATGAGCAACCACCATTGTCATTTATTATCGACTTGGTAAGTTATGTTGGAAATGCATCAGTTCCATTGGGTTTACTTTTACTTGGTGCAACTCTTGCTCGTTTGCAAGTGAAGAAAATGCCACCTGGGTTTTGGAAGACAGCATTGTTGATAACGTTTACTCGGTTAGTTGTTCTTCCTATTTTCGGAGTTGGAGTAACCACGggattcaacaatggtggTTGGTATGGTGACGACAAGCTAGTTCGTTTTGTTAGTGTATTGGAATTTGGATTACCTAATGCAACCTCATTGGTTTATTTTACTGCATTCTACACAGATCCAACTAGTGACGAACATCTACAAATGGACTGTTTGGCAATCTGTTTGATTACGCAATATTTGATCTTGTGGTTTACCTTGCCGTTTTTGATAACATTCACGTTAAAAGTTTCAATGGGCATGTAA
- a CDS encoding transcription factor yields MTVQEKRSVEVDESIADSKRQNTEPYVKGIAAIKPEFIVAKPSQTTNIVEYDDDEAEGGDRTSEDARDGQQHKKGKKKRGQNHGRDLKQKKDTIKLCPSIVDPDDTKSCFLGEDKCKYSHDLQGYLASKPDDVGGICPVFEALGYCPAGMKCRWLKSHYDRETNKLIKDLEKIDLASKTNYEVNIIDKEAKFALQKKKYEFKIVNPVINFLDSKIQNETREERKENEATYVEQPFKIAEKKKINLNRAKIVSPLTTVGNLPYRRLMKTLGADVTYSEMALSIPLVQGHNPEWALPKAHVSEYPGFGVQIASSKLWSAAKASEAIYENTNHVSELNLNCGCPIDLLYRQGQGSALLDQPPRLLRLVKAMNASSGDIPVTIKIRTGVKENKNTAKQLVDRVLTETQVAAITLHGRSRQQRYSKEADWEYISEVGKVVKDWNAKREEDKDSFDLAPTWFVGNGDVYSHEDWYNHVNTDGVDSVMVARGALIKPWIFEEVEAQQYLDKSSSERLDMMGKFAKFAIEHWGSDEYGVNIARRFMCEFLSFTHRYIPVGIMERLPPKLNERPPTWVGRNEMETFLASTDYRDWIKLTEMFLGKASDDFQFVPKHKSNAYETKD; encoded by the coding sequence ATGACTgttcaagaaaagagaTCAGTTGAAGTAGATGAGTCCATAGCAGATTCGAAAAGACAAAATACGGAGCCTTACGTTAAGGGTATTGCTGCCATAAAACCAGAATTTATAGTAGCCAAACCATCACAAACCACAAACATAGTAGAGtatgacgatgatgaagcCGAGGGAGGAGACAGGACATCAGAAGATGCAAGGGATGGGCAACAACATAAGAAgggaaagaagaaaagaggCCAAAACCATGGTCGTGATCtaaagcaaaagaaagaCACGATAAAGCTATGTCCGTCCATTGTAGACCCTGATGATACTAAATCGTGCTTTTTGGGTGAAGACAAGTGCAAATATTCTCATGATTTGCAGGGGTACCTTGCATCAAAGCCGGATGATGTTGGTGGAATATGTCCTGTTTTTGAAGCTTTGGGTTATTGTCCCGCGGGTATGAAGTGTAGATGGTTGAAGTCTCATTATGATAGGGAAACGaataaattgatcaaagatttggaaaagattgatcTTGCAAGCAAGACAAACTACGAAGTAAATATCATCGATAAGGAAGCTAAATTTGCcttgcaaaagaaaaagtatGAATTTAAAATAGTCAATCCCGTGATTAACTTTTTGGATTctaaaattcaaaatgaaacaagAGAGGAGCGTAAGGAGAACGAAGCTACCTATGTTGAACAACCATTCAAGATCGCcgaaaagaagaagataaacTTGAATCGTGCTAAAATTGTATCACCATTAACTACAGTTGGTAATTTGCCTTACCGCCGTCTCATGAAAACATTAGGTGCTGATGTAACTTACTCGGAAATGGCCTTGTCTATCCCATTAGTACAAGGGCACAATCCTGAGTGGGCTTTGCCTAAAGCTCATGTGAGTGAATACCCGGGTTTCGGTGTTCAAATAGCCAGTTCAAAATTATGGTCTGCAGCAAAAGCGAGTGAAGCTATTTATGAAAATACCAACCATGTTagtgaattgaatttgaactGTGGTTGTCCAATTGACTTGTTGTACAGGCAAGGTCAAGGGTCTGCATTGTTGGATCAGCCACCTAGACTACTTAGGCTCGTCAAGGCAATGAATGCATCGTCAGGGGACATTCCAGTGACCATCAAAATCAGAACTGGTGTGAAGGAGAACAAAAACACTGCAAAGCAGCTAGTCGACAGAGTTTTGACTGAAACGCAGGTTGCTGCCATAACTCTTCATGGTAGATCGAGACAACAAAGGTACTCAAAGGAAGCCGACTGGGAATACATACTGGAAGTTGGTAAGGTTGTTAAAGACTGGAAtgcaaaaagagaagaggATAAagattcatttgatttggcACCCACCTGGTTTGTGGGTAACGGTGATGTCTACTCACATGAAGATTGGTACAATCATGTCAATACCGACGGTGTTGATTCAGTTATGGTTGCAAGAGGTGCATTGATCAAACCTTGGATTTTTGAGGAAGTTGAAGCACAACAGTACTTAGATAAATCATCTTCTGAAAGATTGGACATGATGGGTAAATTTGCGAAATTCGCCATAGAGCACTGGGGTTCCGATGAATATGGTGTCAATATAGCAAGAAGGTTTATGTGCGAGTTTTTAAGTTTCACGCATAGATATATCCCTGTGGGGATCATGGAAAGATTAccaccaaaattgaatgaaagGCCACCAACATGGGTTGGTAGAAATGAAATGGAAACCTTTTTGGCATCCACGGATTATAGAGATTGGATTAAACTTACAGAGATGTTTTTGGGTAAAGCTAGCgatgattttcaatttgtacCTAAACACAAAAGTAACGCATATGAAACCAAGGACTAA